Proteins encoded within one genomic window of Polaribacter sp. NJDZ03:
- a CDS encoding multidrug effflux MFS transporter — protein MKIRQKSESEFIIVMASLMSLVAFAIDALLPAVADIGKSIHIIDPKNNQLFITMIFLGIGFGQLISGPLSDSFGRKPIIYVGFSVFVFASFICLFATNLEMMIVGRFLQGIGLSAPRTISIAMVRDRFNGNYMARVMSFITVIFLLVPVISPALGKLLLDAYGWKSIFYSQLIIGVFIMLWVWKRQPETLDIEKRKEFKLALFIEGVKEFLKYKYAVIFTIFSGFITGSFMVYLSASQHIFVEQYNLEEEFPFIFASLAISIGMATFLNGKLVVKMGMFKLVSFFTVMFTVVSFIYILFFYGESNPNIYILLIFFGLQFFSIGFLFGNTRALAMEPIGHIAGVGAAINGFVSTIMAVPIATFIGSYITDTALPLFIGFFVCGVISLLLMLLLKLRKT, from the coding sequence GTGAAAATTAGACAAAAATCAGAATCAGAATTTATAATTGTAATGGCATCTTTAATGTCGTTGGTTGCTTTTGCAATAGATGCATTGTTGCCTGCAGTAGCAGATATTGGTAAAAGCATACATATTATAGACCCAAAAAACAATCAATTATTTATTACCATGATCTTTTTAGGGATTGGTTTTGGACAACTTATTTCAGGGCCATTATCCGATAGTTTTGGTCGAAAACCTATTATCTATGTTGGTTTTAGCGTTTTTGTATTCGCTAGTTTTATTTGCCTTTTTGCAACCAATTTAGAAATGATGATTGTTGGTCGGTTTTTACAAGGAATTGGTTTGTCTGCGCCAAGAACTATAAGTATTGCTATGGTTAGAGATCGTTTTAACGGTAATTATATGGCAAGAGTAATGTCTTTTATTACGGTGATATTTCTTTTAGTACCTGTTATTTCTCCTGCTTTAGGTAAGTTATTATTAGACGCTTATGGCTGGAAATCTATTTTTTATAGTCAATTAATTATAGGAGTTTTTATAATGCTTTGGGTTTGGAAAAGGCAACCAGAAACTTTAGATATAGAGAAAAGAAAGGAATTTAAATTAGCCCTATTTATAGAAGGTGTAAAAGAGTTTCTAAAGTATAAATATGCTGTAATTTTTACTATATTTTCTGGTTTTATTACGGGGTCTTTTATGGTGTATTTAAGTGCTAGCCAGCACATTTTTGTAGAACAATACAATTTAGAAGAAGAATTTCCTTTTATATTTGCTAGTTTGGCAATTAGTATTGGAATGGCAACTTTTTTAAACGGAAAGCTCGTTGTTAAAATGGGAATGTTTAAATTAGTTTCCTTTTTTACGGTAATGTTTACTGTAGTTTCATTTATTTATATCTTATTTTTCTATGGAGAGTCTAATCCTAATATTTATATTTTATTAATTTTCTTCGGATTACAATTCTTTTCAATTGGGTTTTTGTTTGGTAACACTAGAGCTTTAGCAATGGAACCAATAGGACATATTGCAGGTGTTGGAGCCGCAATTAATGGGTTTGTTTCTACTATTATGGCAGTACCAATTGCTACTTTTATTGGTAGCTACATAACCGATACTGCACTACCTCTATTTATTGGCTTTTTTGTTTGTGGAGTTATTTCTTTACTTTTAATGCTACTTCTTAAATTAAGGAAAACTTAA
- a CDS encoding DUF805 domain-containing protein — protein sequence MNWYLKVLKEHYADFNGRARREEYWMFTLFNAIISIVISIVFAGIGIALESPLLGGLSYIYTLAILVPSLALVARRLHDVGKSGWFIFIVLIPLVGSIWLLVLFCTDSESGANKWGENPKGIGNNSAINEIGRE from the coding sequence ATGAATTGGTATTTAAAAGTTTTAAAAGAACATTACGCAGATTTTAATGGAAGAGCAAGAAGAGAAGAATATTGGATGTTTACATTATTTAATGCAATAATTTCTATTGTAATAAGTATTGTGTTTGCAGGGATCGGTATCGCTTTAGAGTCTCCATTATTAGGAGGTTTAAGCTATATTTATACTTTAGCTATTTTAGTACCGAGTTTAGCACTTGTAGCTAGAAGGTTACATGATGTTGGAAAAAGTGGATGGTTCATTTTTATTGTCCTTATTCCTTTAGTTGGATCGATTTGGCTTTTAGTTTTATTCTGTACAGACTCAGAAAGTGGTGCTAATAAATGGGGAGAAAACCCAAAAGGAATTGGAAACAATTCTGCTATAAATGAAATTGGGAGAGAATAA